TTGCCCTCCTGGGTCTTGCGGGCCAGGAGGCCGTCGTAGAAGAGGTAGGGCTTGCCCTCCTCCACGGCCTCCATGCATGAGCCCCCAGGCGGCCTTGGTTCCCCTAGGCACACCCTATGGGGCCTACCACTTCGGCTACGTGGTGTCCCCCATCCTCAAAGACGCTGCTTCTGGGCTTTATATGCTCATGCCGGGGGTAGCTGAAGGTGATGGTTCGCCTTTGCTGGCCTTCTTGCACACTCCTCACAGAAAGCCCACCCCCTTGGCCCTGGTCCTTTTAGGGCTTAGAAGGGAGTCGGTGCTGGTTAAATAGGAACTGGGGGCCTTTCGGGGCCCTCAGGTGAGCGTCAATGCGGCCCAGGCCTCGCTCCCTAGCCGGCGAGAACGGTAGTCCGGACTTCCTGCTTCCTAAACCTTCCCTCTTTCAGGTCCCTGGCGATCTGCCCCAGAAAAGCGCCCAGGATAAGGCCGAAGTTCATCACCAGAGTGAGGTTCACCAGGTCTGCCAGGAAGTTAGCTGCGCACACCTCCACTTACCTCCTTTCTGCCCTAAGGATACCAGGACATCTCCCTACAATAGTAGCGTGGACGGAAGGGCCCACGAGCGGCTGACCCTCTTTCACCTGGCCTGGACCGGGCTGGCGCTTTCGGCCCTCATGCCTGACCACGCCCCTCAGGTCTCCTTGCTCTACATGGCGGGCGGGGCGGTGGGGACTCTCTACCTCTCCCCCGACATCGATCTTCCCGACTCTCGCGCTTCCAAGCGGTGGGGCTTTCTCTCCCTTCTTTGGGAACCCTACCGCGCCCTCCACCCTCACCGAGGGGCCTCCCACTCCTGGGTGTACGGCCCTCTGTCCCGCCTCCTCTACCTCCTCTTCCCCCCCTTTGTCCTCCTCCTGGTGCTAGGGGTAGACCCAGCGCCCCTCCTCGCTCCCCTCCTTGACCTGAAGGTGAGCGTTCCCGTCCTCGCTGGCTACCTCTTTTCCCAGTGGGCCCACCTGGTCCAGGACGGCGTGGAGTTCCGGGTGTTCTAGAAGGGAAAAGCGCCCTCCCCCTTCCTCGCCTTCCGGCGGTCGGGGCCCGTTACCCTAACCTCCCAATCCACCCGGGAGAGGGCGGCCTCGCCGTCTTACCCAGAAAGGGGGCGGTCCTGGGTAAGACGCTCCTGACCGCCCGCCTCCAGGGCCCGGAGTAGCCCCTCGAGGGCCCCCATCTCCCCCCTGAGCCTCGCCTCCCACCGCGCGAGGGCCGCTTCGGGGGAGAGGAGAGGGCTCGTGGGCAAGCCCCCTCCTGGGAAGGCCAGGTAGAGGCTCCTGCCCATCACCTGAAACCAGAAGGGACCGAGGACCTTCCGTACCTCCAGTAGGGCCTGGCCTAGGGGCGTGTCCTCGCCGATGGGCTCCCAATACCCCCAGGCCCGGAAGCGCCGGGCGAGTTCTCCCTCCAGGGCCACCTCGGGGCCAGCTTCCCTCGTGGCCACCCTCCAGGCGGCGAACAGGTAGAGGTAGAGGGCGGGGAAGGCCAAGAGGAGGAGGGGGCTCGTCCCAGGCTTCAGGACGGGGAGGCCCGAGAAGTGCCGGGCGAGGAGGGCGAGGAGGATCCCAGAAAGCATTAGGAGCGCCAAGAGGAAGGGCCAGCGCTCCCTGGGATAGGTGGGCCACCCTCTGGGGGCCAGGTGGAGAAAGGGGAAGGACTGGGGAAGCTCCACCTCGTAGAGGACCCCGGTGAAGCGGTAGCCCACGGCCCCGAAGCGCCTGGCCCCGTAGACCTGCACCTCAAAGCGGCGGAAGGGGCGGCCCAGGACCTCGCCCCGGTACTCTCCGTAGGCTTTGGGTTCCCCTTCGGGGAGAAGGGGAACGGCGGGGAGTTCTGGCTTTGGGGAGAAGACCAGGCCCAACCTCTTCGCCGCTTCCTCTTCCAGGACCCGCCTCGCTTCTTGGGCCCTCATCCCCGCCTCCCGAAGGGCCAACTCGGAGGCAAGGGAATCTCGTCCCCGTGCTCATAGGCGGTCTCCAACCAAAGCCTCCGGGCTTCCTCCAGGTTGGCCAGGGCCTCTTCCGGGGTCTCCCCCACGGCCACGCACCCCTTCAGGTCCGGGTGAAGGGCGGTGTACCCCCCTTCCGGCTCCGCCACCAAGAGCGCCGGGTACTCTAGGCCTAGATAGTGCTCCAAAGGCTTCCGCATCTTTCGCCTATCCCCGTGGGCCGTTAGGCCCCCTTGTCCCCAGAACCTCGCCTTGCCCCCTCTCGCCCCTATAGTAGGGGCGGATTCAGGCCCCCCGTCTTACCCAGAAAGGCCAGACCTGGGTAAGACGGGGAGGCTTCCCTTGGCATAACTGAGGGGACTCGAACCCCCAACCTCCGGTTTTGGAGACAGGCGCTCTACCGATTGAGCTACGGGTATACGCGTGCCGGGGGCGGGCCTTCCCACCCCCGGTCAAGGTCCCCGCTAAAGGCCCCTGGGGAGCCAGTCGGGCGCCTCTCCCTCGGCTACTAGGAGGAAGTCGCCGTTACCCAAGCTGGTGAGCCGCCAAGGCCCGTCCTTGTAGCCCCCGATGCCGGGGTCGGCGTTGGAGTCCAGGAAGAGCCCCTCGCCATCGGCGGCGATCACGTCCATCCCGTCCTCGTCCAAGACCATCTTGACGGGCATGCCACGGGAAAGGAAAGCCGCCAGCACCTTTGCCTGTAGTCCGGTGAGGTTCATCTGCCCTCCTTTCCTTTGGGGTAGGGCCAAAGGGGGCCGTCTTAGCTACACGCCCTCTTGGCTTATGGGCCCTTGTAGCTAAGACGGCCCCACCTCCCCTACCCCGCCTTCCGCCTGGCCGCCTCCCCGTCCGGGGTGAGCCGGATCACCTCGGGCAGGGGCTTACCCTGGGCCACCGCCTCGGGCAGGCCCTTCAGGCGCTCCAGGACCTTCTGGGGGATGTACCGGTGCTCCCCCTCGATGACCACCCGGGGGTAGGTGTAGAGCTCCCGGCCGATGCCCCAGGCCACCGCCGCCCGCTTCAGGGCCCCGGAGATGCCCCCCTTGAAGGGCTCCAGGTCGGTGGCCCCAGAGCCGTCCTGCTTCTCCACCCACTCCCCGGTGTCGGGGTTCTTCACGGCGATGCTGGCAATCACCCCGTGCTCCTCCCCCACTTGGGCGGGGGTGTAGCGC
The Thermus aquaticus DNA segment above includes these coding regions:
- a CDS encoding DUF2227 family putative metal-binding protein; this encodes MDGRAHERLTLFHLAWTGLALSALMPDHAPQVSLLYMAGGAVGTLYLSPDIDLPDSRASKRWGFLSLLWEPYRALHPHRGASHSWVYGPLSRLLYLLFPPFVLLLVLGVDPAPLLAPLLDLKVSVPVLAGYLFSQWAHLVQDGVEFRVF
- a CDS encoding type II toxin-antitoxin system HicB family antitoxin, with amino-acid sequence MRKPLEHYLGLEYPALLVAEPEGGYTALHPDLKGCVAVGETPEEALANLEEARRLWLETAYEHGDEIPLPPSWPFGRRG
- a CDS encoding Rad52/Rad22 family DNA repair protein produces the protein MIASKNGQTTIAPFIDARAVMARLDEAFGPFGWQVRYTPAQVGEEHGVIASIAVKNPDTGEWVEKQDGSGATDLEPFKGGISGALKRAAVAWGIGRELYTYPRVVIEGEHRYIPQKVLERLKGLPEAVAQGKPLPEVIRLTPDGEAARRKAG